In the genome of Streptomyces racemochromogenes, one region contains:
- a CDS encoding daptide-type RiPP: MQDNLATDAFPALELGMQELEAMEAPGWWTGIGVSAGVVVASAAGYGSYVASAAIIAT; encoded by the coding sequence ATGCAGGACAACCTCGCGACCGACGCCTTCCCCGCCCTGGAGCTCGGCATGCAGGAGCTGGAGGCCATGGAGGCCCCGGGCTGGTGGACCGGTATCGGCGTCAGCGCCGGTGTCGTCGTCGCCTCCGCGGCGGGCTACGGCTCGTACGTCGCCTCCGCGGCCATCATCGCCACCTGA